One Stenotrophomonas oahuensis genomic region harbors:
- a CDS encoding nucleotidyl transferase AbiEii/AbiGii toxin family protein encodes MDQITSLNEAQSTSDYNRRTTEAIQSVLVEMGQVLGSFKGRFVVIGGAVPWLLIANDEMPHVGTTDLDIGLNAEALGDGEYATLIGALQSHGYAQRQSLRRFQLVRDVPAPDAEKPIQVVVDFLMPRDANIVRNNPPLISDFAVQRADGADLAMRYYQLVAVTGPMPDGGTNRVEVAVCSIPALLAMKGHALAGRYKHKDAYDIYYCVRNYPDGMESLAKECLAVLEQVSGAGGFRHIAEKFDTPDGHGPTCVRQFIEQTHALGDNTPEQWQQDAFLQVDTLLRAIGLRV; translated from the coding sequence GTGGACCAGATAACATCATTGAATGAAGCCCAATCAACGTCTGACTACAACCGCAGAACAACCGAGGCCATCCAGTCGGTGCTTGTTGAGATGGGACAGGTACTCGGCAGCTTCAAAGGCAGATTTGTTGTCATTGGCGGCGCGGTTCCTTGGCTGCTGATCGCAAACGATGAGATGCCGCATGTGGGCACAACCGACCTGGACATAGGACTGAACGCCGAAGCACTCGGGGACGGCGAGTACGCGACATTGATCGGCGCTCTGCAAAGCCATGGTTACGCCCAGCGTCAGAGTCTCCGGCGCTTCCAGTTGGTCCGCGACGTGCCGGCACCCGATGCTGAGAAACCAATTCAGGTTGTCGTGGACTTCCTGATGCCGCGCGACGCAAACATCGTCAGGAACAACCCACCGCTGATATCAGACTTTGCCGTACAGAGAGCGGATGGAGCCGACCTGGCAATGCGCTACTACCAGCTGGTCGCAGTCACGGGTCCGATGCCCGATGGTGGTACAAATCGAGTGGAAGTCGCCGTTTGCTCCATCCCGGCGCTGCTGGCCATGAAGGGCCATGCATTGGCAGGTCGATACAAGCACAAGGATGCGTACGACATCTATTACTGCGTGCGAAACTACCCTGATGGGATGGAATCCCTTGCAAAAGAGTGCCTAGCAGTCCTCGAACAGGTAAGCGGTGCCGGCGGATTTCGACACATTGCGGAAAAATTCGACACGCCCGACGGACATGGACCTACCTGCGTAAGGCAGTTTATCGAACAGACCCATGCACTGGGCGACAACACGCCCGAGCAGTGGCAACAAGACGCCTTTCTGCAGGTCGACACGCTTCTGCGGGCCATAGGCCTCCGAGTATAG
- the lgt gene encoding prolipoprotein diacylglyceryl transferase gives MIYFHDIDPIAISLGPVQVHWYGIMYLLGFIAAWWLGRKRIAAGRLPGVDANGFSDLLFYAMLGVVLGGRIGYMLFYALGDFLHNPLLLFKVWDGGMSFHGGLLGVLFACWYWSRKHRLHLFDTLDFMSPLVPLGLGFGRLGNFIGAELWGKYTDGTWGVVFPSGLPAPFNQMDLATLKAEYATGALNQYARHPSQLYEALLEGLVMFAVLWAVSAKPRQRYLVSGLFALLYGVFRFAVEFVRMPDNGVYLAFDWFTRGQLLSLPLVAFGLVLLVLSRRAPVLQPVAPPASAEGSKA, from the coding sequence ATGATCTATTTCCACGACATCGACCCCATTGCCATCTCGCTTGGGCCGGTCCAGGTGCACTGGTACGGCATCATGTACCTGCTGGGCTTCATTGCCGCCTGGTGGCTGGGCCGCAAGCGCATCGCCGCCGGCCGCCTGCCCGGGGTGGATGCGAACGGGTTCTCCGACCTGCTGTTCTACGCGATGCTGGGCGTCGTGCTGGGCGGGCGCATCGGCTACATGCTGTTCTACGCGCTGGGCGATTTCCTGCACAACCCGCTGCTGCTGTTCAAGGTCTGGGACGGCGGCATGAGCTTCCACGGTGGCCTGTTGGGCGTGCTGTTTGCGTGCTGGTACTGGTCACGCAAGCATCGCCTGCACCTGTTCGATACGCTGGACTTCATGTCGCCGCTGGTTCCGCTGGGCCTGGGCTTTGGCCGGCTGGGCAACTTCATCGGGGCCGAGCTGTGGGGCAAGTACACCGACGGCACCTGGGGCGTGGTGTTTCCCAGTGGCCTGCCGGCCCCGTTCAACCAGATGGATCTGGCCACGTTGAAGGCGGAGTACGCCACGGGCGCGCTGAATCAATACGCGCGGCACCCGTCGCAGCTGTATGAAGCGCTGCTGGAAGGGCTGGTGATGTTTGCGGTGCTGTGGGCGGTGTCGGCCAAGCCGCGCCAGCGTTACCTGGTGTCGGGCCTGTTTGCGTTGCTGTATGGCGTGTTCCGTTTCGCGGTGGAGTTCGTGCGCATGCCCGACAACGGCGTGTACCTGGCGTTCGACTGGTTCACCCGCGGGCAGCTGCTGAGCCTGCCGCTGGTAGCGTTCGGCCTGGTGCTGCTGGTGCTGTCGCGCCGCGCACCCGTGCTGCAGCCGGTGGCCCCGCCGGCGTCTGCTGAGGGAAGCAAGGCATGA
- a CDS encoding TPM domain-containing protein encodes MRAWRHFWAPSVHRAFPGERLQAITEAITAGEQHHGGQVMFAVEADLPWSALWQGVTPRERAEHAFAQLRTWDTEHNNGVLIYLLLADHAIELVADRGLRGKVGEDQWQAVCEHMQQQLREGAVQDAVLRAVGEVSDLLARHYPPGSGSKDDGLPNTPQLL; translated from the coding sequence ATGCGCGCATGGCGGCACTTCTGGGCTCCGTCGGTACACCGGGCCTTCCCGGGCGAGCGCCTGCAGGCGATCACCGAGGCGATCACCGCCGGCGAGCAGCACCACGGCGGACAGGTGATGTTCGCCGTGGAGGCCGACCTGCCGTGGTCGGCGCTGTGGCAAGGGGTGACCCCGCGTGAGCGCGCCGAACATGCGTTTGCCCAGCTGCGCACCTGGGACACCGAGCACAACAACGGCGTGCTGATCTACCTGCTGCTGGCCGACCACGCCATCGAGCTGGTGGCCGACCGTGGCCTGCGCGGCAAGGTCGGCGAAGACCAGTGGCAGGCGGTGTGCGAACACATGCAGCAGCAGCTGCGCGAAGGGGCCGTGCAGGATGCTGTGTTGCGGGCGGTGGGCGAGGTCTCGGACCTGTTGGCGCGGCACTATCCGCCCGGCAGCGGGTCCAAGGATGACGGGCTGCCGAATACGCCCCAGCTGTTGTAG
- a CDS encoding thymidylate synthase — MKAYLDLLEHVLEHGSEKSDRTGTGTRSVFGWQMRFNLNDGFPLVTTKKLHLRSIIHELLWFLKGDTNIGYLKDNQVRIWDEWADENGDLGPVYGKQWRSWATADGGSIDQMQWLVEEIKRNPDSRRLVVSAWNVGELSQMALMPCHNLFQFYVVDGKLSCQLYQRSGDIFLGVPFNIASYALLTHMVAQATGLGVGDFVHTLGDAHLYSNHYDQAREQLGREPRALPKLWLNPEVKDLFGFQFDDIRIDGYDPHPAIKAPVAV, encoded by the coding sequence ATGAAGGCGTATCTGGATCTGCTGGAGCACGTGCTGGAGCACGGCAGCGAGAAGTCCGACCGCACCGGCACCGGCACGCGCAGCGTGTTCGGCTGGCAGATGCGCTTCAACTTGAATGATGGTTTCCCGCTGGTCACCACCAAGAAGCTGCACCTGCGTTCGATCATCCACGAGCTGCTGTGGTTCCTGAAGGGCGACACCAACATCGGGTACCTGAAGGACAACCAGGTTCGCATCTGGGACGAGTGGGCCGATGAGAACGGCGACCTGGGCCCGGTGTACGGCAAGCAGTGGCGCAGCTGGGCAACCGCCGATGGCGGCAGCATCGACCAGATGCAGTGGCTGGTGGAAGAAATCAAGCGCAACCCGGATTCGCGCCGGCTGGTGGTGAGTGCGTGGAACGTGGGCGAGCTTTCACAGATGGCGCTGATGCCGTGCCACAACCTGTTCCAGTTCTACGTGGTGGACGGCAAGCTGAGCTGCCAGCTGTACCAGCGCAGCGGCGACATTTTCCTGGGTGTGCCGTTCAACATTGCCAGCTATGCGCTGCTGACCCACATGGTGGCGCAGGCCACTGGGCTGGGCGTGGGCGACTTCGTGCATACGCTGGGTGATGCGCATCTGTATTCGAACCATTACGATCAGGCGCGCGAACAGCTGGGTCGCGAGCCGCGCGCGCTGCCGAAGTTGTGGTTGAACCCGGAAGTGAAAGACCTGTTCGGGTTCCAGTTCGACGACATCCGCATTGACGGCTACGATCCGCACCCGGCAATCAAGGCACCGGTGGCAGTGTGA
- a CDS encoding dihydrofolate reductase: MKLSMIVALDRQRGIGRDNDLPWRLPDDLQHFKALTLGKPVLMGRKTALSLGRALPGRTNLVLTRSGQVPFAGMRAVASLQEAQAIAEGEGAEELCVIGGGEIFAQLLDQADALHLTWVDAEVHADVHFPEIDPAQWTEVSRKHHPADARHEYAFDFVDYVKAS, from the coding sequence GTGAAGCTGTCGATGATCGTGGCGCTGGATCGCCAGCGAGGCATTGGCCGTGACAACGACCTGCCGTGGCGCTTGCCGGACGACCTGCAGCACTTCAAGGCGTTGACGCTGGGCAAGCCGGTGCTGATGGGCCGCAAGACCGCACTGTCACTGGGCCGGGCGCTGCCGGGGCGTACCAACCTGGTGCTGACCCGCAGCGGCCAGGTGCCGTTCGCCGGCATGCGTGCGGTGGCGTCTTTGCAGGAAGCGCAGGCGATTGCGGAAGGCGAGGGTGCGGAGGAGCTGTGCGTGATCGGCGGCGGCGAGATCTTCGCGCAGCTGCTGGATCAGGCGGATGCACTGCACCTGACCTGGGTGGACGCGGAGGTGCACGCCGACGTGCATTTCCCGGAGATTGATCCGGCGCAGTGGACCGAAGTCTCGCGCAAGCACCACCCCGCCGATGCGCGCCATGAGTACGCATTCGACTTCGTCGATTACGTTAAAGCATCGTAG